The Nitrospira sp. genome includes a region encoding these proteins:
- a CDS encoding sigma-54-dependent Fis family transcriptional regulator, whose protein sequence is MSDPESPDKPVSLDPIITARVEAIKQLARGLSDRVAVMDQSFNVVYANEAAWSVQQSTHTPRPHAKCYEAFAQRTDPCGACPATKVFETPEVQCVSCSGGGDGTACGMQQAFPLTDAKGSVVSMLVLFQPASKSVPAATAGDNDAAPLADGLGDLIGRSPIMQQLFDMTRLVAESSATVLVQGESGTGKELLAKTIHALSPRRDRPFVVVDCGSLPETLLESELFGHVKGAFTGAVANKRGLFDEADGGTIFLDEIADTTPTFQAKLLRVLQEGEIKPVGGTRTVKIHARVISASNKDLTELVKAKTFRQDLYYRLAVLPLYLPALRERREDIPLLVRHFVAASCARHHQPVRQVDERTLRLLRDAPWPGNVRQLQHYIERAVVTTVGPSLVCQDLLDQSLGAEDESLRSASRGAVAQTERTRIVDALQKTAGNRLKAAKLLRISRASLYNKLRAYSIE, encoded by the coding sequence TTGTCTGACCCAGAAAGTCCCGACAAACCGGTATCGTTAGATCCCATCATTACCGCGCGAGTCGAAGCAATCAAGCAGCTGGCACGGGGTCTATCCGACCGTGTGGCGGTCATGGATCAGTCCTTCAACGTCGTGTACGCGAACGAAGCAGCGTGGTCGGTCCAGCAGAGCACGCACACTCCCAGGCCCCACGCCAAATGCTATGAAGCCTTTGCCCAGCGGACCGATCCCTGTGGGGCCTGCCCGGCGACCAAAGTGTTCGAGACGCCCGAGGTGCAGTGTGTGTCTTGTTCGGGCGGTGGTGACGGCACGGCCTGTGGAATGCAGCAGGCCTTTCCATTAACGGATGCGAAGGGATCCGTCGTCTCAATGCTGGTGCTCTTCCAGCCAGCATCGAAGTCTGTTCCTGCCGCGACCGCTGGGGACAACGATGCCGCACCGCTTGCAGACGGCCTCGGTGACTTGATCGGGCGAAGTCCGATCATGCAGCAGCTCTTCGACATGACGCGTCTTGTCGCGGAGAGCTCGGCGACCGTCCTCGTTCAAGGTGAGAGCGGCACGGGGAAAGAACTCCTGGCAAAAACGATCCACGCGCTCAGTCCCAGGAGGGATCGACCATTCGTCGTCGTTGACTGCGGCTCATTGCCCGAGACGCTGCTCGAAAGTGAGTTGTTCGGACATGTGAAGGGAGCCTTCACCGGGGCAGTGGCAAACAAGCGCGGCCTGTTCGACGAGGCCGACGGCGGCACGATCTTCCTTGATGAGATTGCCGACACGACGCCGACCTTTCAAGCTAAGTTACTCCGTGTTCTGCAAGAGGGCGAGATCAAGCCGGTGGGTGGGACGCGAACCGTGAAGATCCATGCGCGTGTCATCTCAGCCTCGAACAAAGATCTGACCGAACTCGTGAAAGCCAAGACATTTCGTCAGGATCTCTACTATCGATTAGCCGTTCTCCCTCTGTATTTGCCGGCGCTTCGGGAACGGCGAGAAGACATTCCGCTCTTAGTCCGGCATTTCGTTGCTGCGTCTTGTGCACGGCATCATCAGCCGGTGCGACAGGTGGATGAACGGACCTTGCGGCTCTTACGTGATGCCCCTTGGCCGGGAAATGTCCGACAGTTGCAGCACTATATCGAACGGGCTGTGGTGACGACGGTCGGCCCATCCCTGGTGTGTCAGGATCTTCTCGACCAGTCCCTTGGGGCGGAAGACGAGAGTTTACGATCCGCGTCGCGCGGGGCGGTGGCTCAAACGGAGCGCACTCGAATCGTGGATGCCCTGCAAAAGACGGCAGGAAACCGATTGAAAGCAGCCAAATTGCTTCGAATCAGTCGAGCGAGTCTCTATAACAAACTTCGCGCGTATAGCATCGAATAG
- a CDS encoding response regulator, whose translation MVTVTKGTGTVLLIVEDDREMRSLLCDEFCGMGYHLREARDGDEAFLAVLQSVPDAILTDLRMPAGGDDYIGRLRTVAPKCPIIVMTAFGDARLKAQVLQAGANAYFDKPVHIADLKSCVQQLLDHEGR comes from the coding sequence ATGGTGACCGTGACAAAGGGAACGGGTACTGTTCTGTTGATTGTCGAAGACGACCGGGAGATGCGTAGTTTGTTGTGTGATGAGTTTTGCGGAATGGGGTATCACCTTCGCGAAGCACGGGACGGCGATGAAGCGTTTCTGGCGGTCTTGCAATCCGTGCCGGATGCGATTCTCACCGACCTGCGGATGCCGGCGGGAGGGGATGATTACATTGGCCGACTGCGGACGGTGGCGCCGAAGTGTCCGATCATCGTCATGACCGCCTTTGGTGATGCGAGATTGAAGGCGCAGGTGCTTCAGGCGGGTGCGAACGCCTACTTTGACAAGCCGGTCCATATTGCGGACCTGAAGAGCTGTGTGCAACAATTACTCGACCACGAAGGGAGGTAA
- a CDS encoding PAS domain S-box protein: MKDVDRLAMGVVHWAIPLLTIGIFVVDLLTPVGIAVSILYVVPLLLTVFRSKEQEPFYFCGLATGLLWLGLFLKPQGSAILYGVLNRMLGTSVLWILALGLIRFRRLQHESAQVEQELMSERAERAHAEGLMMEAQEARSYADRETVRAVVGRKEAEEQLLVSQLRLEGIIESAMDAIVTVDEDQNVVLFNRAAEQMFGCSTQAAIGQPLARFLPARYREDHRHHMREFGQSGTTSRKMGKLGTVMGVRSNGDEFPIEAAISYIAVEHQKYYTVILRDITDRKRSEEAHQESQRQLSTLIGNLPGFVYRCRNDRDWTYDYLSEGVTDLTGYTAQEYLVRRSISYGDNTHPGDRERVWQEIQAAVAQHRPYETTYRIVTRLGEVRSVWERGEGIYATDGTLSYLEGFVTDITERKRAEHLLRQSEERYRRLIAISPYAIVVIRGERILFANDQAIKLFGAVKADEILGKSVMDLFHPDYHPAIRERIHELVEGRAQVPMLEEKIVTLSGKSVDAEVSTARFVDEEGPAILVMLRDISERKRLQDQLRKTERIAELGTVASGMAHEIGTPMNVILGRAEYLMDRVTDEPIKKGLQTIITQVERITRVMNQLLSFARRKTPERVALDLKQVVEDSLEMFHERLARSRIRVELRLADPCPMVLADADQMSQVLINLVMNAVHAMPDGGTLRVGLAPEPQLVKLTIADTGHGIPREAIKRIFDPFFTTKEFGKGTGLGLTVVKGIIEEHQGSIAVESQEGTGTTFTILLPKSE; the protein is encoded by the coding sequence ATGAAGGATGTCGACCGTCTTGCCATGGGGGTTGTGCATTGGGCGATCCCACTCCTCACGATTGGCATCTTTGTGGTCGACCTGCTGACCCCAGTGGGAATTGCCGTATCGATTCTCTACGTCGTTCCCCTGCTGCTCACGGTGTTCAGGTCGAAGGAGCAAGAACCTTTCTACTTTTGTGGCCTTGCCACCGGCCTCCTCTGGCTCGGGTTGTTTCTTAAACCTCAGGGTAGCGCTATTTTGTATGGCGTGCTCAATCGTATGTTGGGAACCTCTGTTCTGTGGATCTTAGCCCTGGGATTGATTCGCTTCAGGCGGCTGCAACATGAATCAGCACAGGTGGAACAAGAGCTGATGTCGGAACGTGCCGAGCGAGCCCATGCCGAGGGATTGATGATGGAGGCGCAAGAGGCACGCTCCTACGCAGATCGGGAGACCGTGCGTGCCGTCGTCGGTCGCAAAGAAGCGGAAGAGCAACTCCTGGTCAGTCAACTGAGGCTGGAAGGCATCATCGAGTCCGCGATGGATGCGATCGTCACCGTGGATGAAGATCAGAACGTCGTGTTGTTCAACCGAGCCGCCGAGCAGATGTTCGGCTGCTCTACTCAAGCAGCGATCGGGCAGCCGCTCGCTCGATTCTTGCCCGCCCGGTATCGCGAGGATCACCGCCACCATATGCGTGAGTTCGGCCAATCCGGCACGACGAGCCGCAAGATGGGAAAACTGGGGACCGTGATGGGGGTTCGCTCAAATGGAGATGAGTTTCCGATCGAAGCGGCCATCTCGTATATCGCCGTAGAGCATCAGAAATACTATACCGTCATTCTCCGAGACATCACCGACCGGAAGCGGAGCGAAGAAGCTCACCAGGAAAGCCAGCGTCAACTCTCCACTCTGATCGGCAATCTTCCGGGCTTTGTCTATCGTTGCCGAAATGACCGAGACTGGACATACGATTACCTCAGCGAAGGGGTCACAGACTTAACCGGGTACACCGCCCAGGAATATCTTGTCCGACGATCCATCTCGTATGGAGACAATACCCATCCGGGAGATCGTGAGCGAGTGTGGCAAGAGATTCAGGCAGCGGTGGCGCAACATCGCCCGTATGAAACGACGTACCGTATCGTCACCAGACTAGGGGAAGTCAGGTCGGTCTGGGAACGGGGTGAGGGGATCTATGCCACGGACGGTACCCTGAGCTACCTGGAAGGGTTCGTCACTGACATTACGGAACGGAAGCGAGCGGAGCATTTGTTGCGGCAAAGTGAAGAACGCTACCGGCGTCTCATCGCCATTTCGCCCTATGCCATTGTGGTGATTCGAGGCGAGCGCATCCTCTTCGCCAATGACCAGGCGATCAAACTGTTCGGTGCCGTGAAGGCCGATGAGATCTTGGGAAAATCGGTTATGGACCTGTTCCATCCTGATTATCATCCCGCGATTCGAGAACGGATCCATGAATTGGTGGAAGGTCGCGCACAAGTGCCCATGCTTGAGGAGAAAATCGTCACGCTGAGTGGAAAATCCGTGGATGCAGAAGTCAGCACGGCGCGATTCGTGGATGAGGAAGGTCCGGCGATCCTGGTCATGCTGCGGGATATCAGTGAGCGGAAGCGACTGCAAGATCAGTTACGAAAAACCGAGCGCATCGCCGAACTCGGCACGGTGGCCTCGGGCATGGCCCACGAAATCGGGACCCCGATGAACGTCATTCTTGGGCGAGCCGAATATCTGATGGATCGCGTCACGGACGAGCCGATCAAGAAAGGCCTCCAGACCATCATTACCCAGGTCGAGCGGATTACGAGGGTGATGAACCAGCTGCTCTCCTTCGCACGGCGCAAAACTCCGGAACGCGTTGCGCTCGACCTGAAGCAAGTGGTTGAAGACAGTCTCGAGATGTTTCACGAACGTCTTGCACGAAGTCGAATCCGGGTGGAGTTGCGGTTGGCCGATCCTTGTCCCATGGTCTTGGCCGATGCGGACCAGATGAGCCAAGTCTTGATCAACCTCGTCATGAATGCCGTGCATGCGATGCCGGATGGCGGGACTCTCCGTGTCGGCCTTGCTCCTGAACCACAGCTGGTGAAACTCACCATTGCCGATACGGGCCATGGGATTCCTCGAGAGGCGATCAAGAGGATCTTCGATCCCTTTTTCACGACGAAGGAATTCGGCAAAGGGACGGGGTTAGGGCTGACGGTCGTCAAGGGAATTATCGAAGAGCACCAGGGCTCTATCGCTGTTGAAAGTCAGGAAGGAACAGGAACGACGTTTACGATCCTCCTGCCGAAGAGTGAATAG
- a CDS encoding sigma-54-dependent Fis family transcriptional regulator has translation MTEDWGAILVVDDDADMRELAYDMLKDRGHQVTMAGSGEEALKRLSEEDYAVVLTDLRMKGMEGIELLTEIKRRYPDINVILMTAFGSVETAVEAMKHGASDYLTKPVKKDDLIRVIERVVREASLRREVSRLRKEVHKEYSFHQILGKSKAIQGVFDLIRRVADSPTNVLITGESGTGKELVAKAIHFNSDRKDAPFIPVNCAAIPEQLLESELFGHMRGAFTDAKLDKRGLFEEAQKGTLFLDEISELPLMLQAKILRAIQEKEIRRVGATKPISVDVRIIAATNLNLNEEVKYKRFREDLYYRLNVIELKLPPLRERREDIPLLVDAFLKKCGNARGKEVKGVSEAALAMLMDYAWPGNVRELENVIERAVTLSRNEKISPDDLPPAVQGARGDRRVLDEAAEQTLPLHELEKEYIKKVLEKTGGNKYQAAHALGIDRKTLYRKLAEIEGRPHPEE, from the coding sequence ATGACTGAAGATTGGGGTGCGATCCTCGTCGTGGATGATGACGCGGATATGCGGGAACTGGCCTATGACATGCTGAAAGACCGTGGTCATCAAGTGACGATGGCTGGGAGCGGAGAAGAGGCTCTGAAACGATTGAGCGAGGAAGACTATGCCGTTGTCCTGACCGATCTCCGCATGAAAGGGATGGAAGGGATCGAGTTATTGACTGAAATCAAGCGCAGATATCCCGACATCAACGTCATCCTCATGACGGCATTCGGATCGGTGGAAACGGCGGTCGAAGCGATGAAACACGGAGCAAGCGATTACCTCACGAAGCCCGTGAAGAAGGATGACCTGATTCGCGTGATCGAGCGGGTCGTTCGTGAAGCCTCGTTGCGACGAGAGGTGAGTCGACTTCGAAAAGAAGTGCACAAAGAATATAGCTTTCATCAGATCCTGGGAAAGAGCAAGGCAATCCAAGGGGTCTTCGATCTCATTCGACGGGTCGCGGATAGTCCGACCAATGTTCTGATTACCGGAGAGAGTGGAACCGGCAAGGAATTGGTGGCGAAGGCCATTCACTTCAATAGCGACCGAAAAGATGCCCCGTTTATCCCAGTCAATTGCGCGGCCATCCCGGAACAACTGTTGGAGAGCGAGCTCTTCGGCCACATGCGCGGAGCCTTTACCGACGCCAAGCTCGACAAGCGAGGCTTGTTTGAAGAAGCGCAGAAGGGCACGTTGTTTCTCGACGAGATCAGCGAATTGCCGCTGATGCTCCAGGCCAAGATTCTCCGTGCGATTCAGGAGAAGGAAATCAGGCGGGTGGGTGCGACGAAGCCGATCTCGGTGGATGTCCGGATCATCGCGGCCACGAACCTGAATCTGAATGAGGAAGTCAAATACAAGCGATTTCGCGAGGACCTCTACTATCGGCTCAATGTCATCGAGCTGAAGTTGCCGCCGCTTCGAGAACGGCGTGAGGATATCCCGCTGCTGGTGGATGCCTTCCTCAAAAAATGCGGCAATGCGCGCGGGAAAGAAGTGAAGGGTGTGAGCGAGGCGGCCCTGGCCATGTTGATGGACTATGCCTGGCCCGGCAATGTGCGGGAACTCGAGAACGTCATCGAACGGGCCGTGACGCTGAGTCGTAACGAGAAGATTTCACCGGACGATCTGCCTCCGGCGGTACAGGGGGCGCGAGGAGATCGGCGTGTGTTGGACGAAGCAGCCGAACAAACCTTGCCCTTACACGAGCTCGAGAAAGAGTACATCAAGAAGGTCCTCGAAAAGACCGGCGGCAACAAATATCAGGCCGCCCACGCCCTTGGAATCGACCGAAAGACCTTGTATCGTAAACTCGCCGAAATCGAAGGCAGGCCTCACCCAGAGGAATAA
- a CDS encoding chlorite dismutase family protein, translating to MRQRSILAVMVLTFMLCAQIAGAEADREKLLKEPGIYATFAVFKVGDEWWKLDRDARTKAVAEAKSVFQKYSEQMTIDTYLLRGLSEKADFFLRIHSKEMSHNQNVLIDFMGTTFGKALKNTDTFNGITKALNYVPSFPEELKTELKTPPPPSSPYVLVVPIRKDAEWWMMPHDPRAALMKEHTDATVAYLKTVKRKLYHSSGLDDLDFITYFETAKLDDFNNLVIGLLKVKENRHNKRFGDPLLLGTIRSLDEILEVFSR from the coding sequence ATGCGACAGCGATCTATCCTCGCCGTGATGGTTTTGACTTTCATGCTTTGTGCGCAAATAGCTGGTGCTGAAGCGGATCGGGAGAAGTTATTGAAGGAACCCGGGATCTATGCCACCTTCGCCGTCTTCAAGGTTGGGGACGAGTGGTGGAAACTGGATCGCGATGCCCGGACGAAAGCCGTGGCGGAGGCAAAAAGTGTGTTCCAGAAGTATTCAGAGCAAATGACCATCGATACGTACTTGCTGCGAGGATTATCTGAGAAAGCTGACTTTTTCCTGAGGATTCACTCCAAGGAAATGAGTCACAACCAGAATGTTCTGATCGACTTCATGGGCACGACGTTCGGGAAAGCGTTGAAGAACACCGACACGTTCAACGGGATTACAAAGGCGTTAAATTATGTCCCGAGTTTTCCTGAAGAGTTGAAGACTGAACTGAAGACTCCTCCACCTCCGAGCAGTCCGTATGTCCTGGTGGTTCCTATCCGCAAAGATGCTGAATGGTGGATGATGCCGCACGATCCGCGTGCCGCTTTGATGAAGGAGCATACGGATGCGACAGTGGCATATCTCAAAACCGTCAAGCGCAAGCTGTATCATTCCAGCGGGCTGGATGACCTGGACTTCATCACCTATTTTGAGACGGCAAAACTGGACGACTTCAACAATCTGGTGATCGGCTTATTGAAGGTGAAGGAGAATCGCCATAATAAGCGGTTTGGTGATCCGTTGTTGTTGGGGACGATCCGCTCCCTGGATGAAATCCTCGAAGTCTTTTCACGGTAA
- a CDS encoding antibiotic biosynthesis monooxygenase, producing the protein MVRVALLVRLEAKPGKEAEVARFLEGGLALANQEAATPIWFALKLGPTTFGIFDAFADEAGRKAHLAGQIAAALMAKAPDLLAKPPQIEQVDVLAAKISH; encoded by the coding sequence ATGGTACGAGTGGCATTGCTAGTGCGGTTGGAGGCCAAGCCAGGCAAGGAAGCGGAGGTGGCTCGCTTTCTCGAAGGTGGCCTTGCCTTGGCAAATCAGGAAGCCGCCACACCGATTTGGTTTGCCCTAAAGTTAGGGCCAACCACATTTGGCATCTTCGATGCCTTTGCTGACGAGGCGGGGCGTAAAGCGCACCTGGCTGGGCAGATTGCGGCCGCCCTGATGGCGAAAGCTCCTGATCTGTTGGCTAAACCCCCACAAATCGAACAAGTCGATGTGCTCGCCGCGAAAATTTCACACTAA
- a CDS encoding helix-turn-helix domain-containing protein gives MRIYIVALQNTFDTGLSTLLDTFSVANELAASSKALTTRFDVTIVGVRSRVTTSHGLSIPARRATGLAHPDIALVPAVGAKMPDTLSRLLDQREIVDAQSLLRHWFQRGTMLGAACTGTFILAEASLLNGHHATTSWWLAPFFRERYPQVVLDESRMIVHSSPFITAGAALAHLDLALWLVRHRSPALAALTARYLVIDSRPMQATFAIPDHLAHADPFVERFERWARRRLGDGFSLHDAARAVRTSPRTLTRRLHAVIGKSPLAYFQDLRVERAVHLLQTSNHSVDQIADRVGYASGATLRTLIQRKIGRGVRELRARA, from the coding sequence ATGCGAATTTACATCGTGGCACTACAGAACACCTTCGATACTGGCTTATCTACTCTTCTTGATACCTTCAGCGTGGCAAATGAACTCGCAGCATCTTCGAAAGCATTGACGACGCGCTTCGATGTCACCATCGTGGGTGTCCGATCCCGAGTGACCACGAGTCACGGCCTGTCGATCCCGGCAAGACGAGCAACGGGACTGGCTCATCCCGATATCGCCCTGGTGCCGGCCGTGGGGGCGAAGATGCCCGATACGTTGTCCCGCCTTCTTGACCAACGAGAGATCGTGGACGCACAAAGCCTCCTGCGGCACTGGTTCCAGCGGGGCACCATGCTTGGGGCTGCCTGCACGGGCACGTTTATCCTTGCAGAGGCCTCCCTACTCAACGGCCATCATGCGACGACTTCCTGGTGGCTGGCTCCTTTCTTTCGTGAACGGTATCCCCAGGTAGTACTGGACGAGTCGCGTATGATTGTCCACTCGTCACCCTTCATCACTGCCGGAGCCGCGCTGGCGCATCTCGATCTAGCATTGTGGCTCGTGCGCCACCGTAGTCCCGCATTGGCGGCCCTGACTGCCCGTTACCTTGTAATTGACTCGAGACCAATGCAGGCGACCTTCGCCATTCCTGACCACCTGGCTCACGCAGATCCATTTGTGGAGCGGTTCGAACGATGGGCCCGCCGTCGTTTGGGTGACGGCTTCTCGCTCCATGATGCCGCCCGTGCCGTGAGGACAAGTCCACGAACATTGACGCGTCGGCTGCACGCCGTGATCGGGAAATCTCCGCTTGCCTATTTCCAGGATCTTCGTGTCGAGCGCGCCGTCCATCTGCTACAGACCAGCAACCATAGTGTGGACCAGATTGCCGACCGGGTAGGCTATGCAAGCGGGGCCACGTTGCGAACCCTCATCCAACGGAAAATTGGACGCGGCGTACGTGAGCTGAGAGCACGGGCCTAG
- a CDS encoding ISNCY family transposase, whose translation MTRANVLQEVRRMRFEELYARRQRRELTMAEAAEILGVTELTFRRWSTRYETEGTAGLEDRRLGQASARAVPVDETLAMVTLYETRYTGWTVKHFHERWQAEHGGTRSYTWTKNRLQAAGPVARAPRRGAHRKKRLRKPLPGMMLHQDGSRHEWVPSCQWDLIVTMDDATSELYSAFFVDEEGTMSSFQGLQAVIEAQGLFSSLYTDRGSHYWHTEKAGDKVDKHRLTQVHRALRQLGITLIPAYSPEARGRSERVFRTLQDRLPKELALAGITTMATANQYLVEQFLPAYNRRFAVAATEAGTAFVPWIGSNLTDLLCVQEERIVANDNTVRYQGRSLQIPPDRHRFHYVKVTVRVHEYPDGTLAVFHGPRCLARYDTAGQLLEPEAASVHQKNSTVRSRDRPIVDPLATRHGRVAAQR comes from the coding sequence ATGACACGGGCGAACGTGCTCCAGGAGGTGCGACGGATGCGATTTGAGGAGTTGTATGCGCGCCGACAGCGGCGGGAACTGACCATGGCCGAGGCGGCGGAGATCTTGGGGGTGACGGAGCTGACCTTTCGTCGATGGAGTACCCGCTACGAAACCGAGGGCACGGCGGGATTGGAGGATCGACGGCTGGGCCAGGCCTCGGCTCGGGCGGTCCCGGTGGACGAAACCCTAGCGATGGTGACGCTGTATGAGACCCGGTACACGGGCTGGACCGTCAAGCATTTCCACGAGCGCTGGCAGGCGGAGCATGGCGGGACGCGCTCGTATACGTGGACGAAGAATCGGCTGCAAGCAGCAGGGCCTGTAGCTCGGGCACCCCGGCGCGGAGCCCATCGCAAGAAGCGGCTGCGGAAACCGTTGCCGGGGATGATGCTCCATCAAGATGGCTCCCGACACGAGTGGGTGCCCAGCTGTCAGTGGGATCTCATTGTGACAATGGATGATGCCACCAGCGAGTTGTATTCGGCCTTCTTCGTCGACGAAGAAGGCACGATGAGCAGCTTCCAGGGGCTGCAAGCGGTCATTGAAGCACAGGGGCTGTTCAGTTCGCTGTATACGGATCGCGGCTCCCACTACTGGCACACCGAAAAGGCCGGGGACAAGGTCGACAAGCACCGGCTGACGCAGGTGCATCGGGCGTTGCGGCAGTTGGGGATCACGCTGATCCCCGCGTATTCCCCGGAAGCACGGGGTCGATCGGAGCGCGTCTTCCGCACCCTGCAAGATCGCCTGCCCAAAGAGTTGGCGTTGGCTGGGATCACGACCATGGCGACCGCGAATCAGTATCTCGTCGAGCAGTTTCTCCCGGCCTACAACCGGCGCTTTGCGGTCGCGGCGACGGAAGCCGGTACCGCCTTCGTTCCCTGGATTGGCTCGAACCTGACCGATCTGCTCTGTGTGCAAGAAGAGCGCATCGTCGCCAATGACAACACGGTGCGCTATCAGGGCCGGAGCCTGCAGATTCCGCCAGATCGACACCGCTTCCATTACGTGAAGGTCACCGTGCGGGTCCACGAGTATCCGGATGGCACCTTGGCGGTGTTTCATGGCCCACGATGCTTGGCGCGCTACGACACGGCGGGCCAACTGCTCGAACCCGAAGCTGCGTCCGTGCATCAGAAGAACTCGACCGTTCGGTCACGCGACCGCCCGATCGTCGATCCTCTGGCAACTAGGCACGGACGAGTTGCGGCGCAACGCTGA
- a CDS encoding nucleotidyltransferase domain-containing protein, translated as MRPILEQPILQEFKRRVQQRFPGELIRVVLFGSKARGDASVESDIDILAVVRSEDWKLGDEVRDIGYELEIAHSVVLSIQVMGQRQYQDLKARGSSFLAQVEQEGVAV; from the coding sequence ATGAGACCCATTCTGGAACAACCAATCCTCCAAGAATTCAAGCGGAGAGTCCAACAACGATTCCCCGGCGAGCTAATCCGCGTGGTCCTGTTCGGCTCGAAGGCACGCGGAGACGCGTCCGTCGAATCGGATATTGACATCCTGGCAGTGGTCCGCTCTGAAGATTGGAAACTTGGCGATGAAGTCAGGGACATTGGGTACGAGTTAGAGATTGCCCATAGCGTGGTCCTCTCCATTCAAGTGATGGGTCAGCGCCAGTATCAGGACCTCAAGGCGCGCGGCTCATCGTTTCTGGCACAGGTGGAGCAAGAAGGCGTGGCGGTATGA
- a CDS encoding HEPN domain-containing protein: MTEPSRAEEVQAELLRAEKSLDAARSLLKENFLEDALSRSYYSILHAARAALLAEGVSVSSHRAVRRLFGSHLIKPGKLTVRLAKILAEEQDDRFLADYDAWFHAEHDRAEKRVSEAAEFLAAIDLFLRSQGKRQ, encoded by the coding sequence ATGACGGAACCCTCCCGCGCTGAGGAGGTGCAAGCCGAACTCCTTCGTGCCGAGAAATCCCTGGACGCGGCCCGTTCACTGCTGAAAGAGAATTTCCTGGAAGATGCCCTCTCTCGATCCTACTACTCGATTCTCCACGCCGCCCGTGCCGCGCTGCTTGCTGAAGGAGTCAGCGTTTCCTCGCACCGCGCCGTCCGACGGTTATTCGGCAGCCACCTGATCAAGCCTGGAAAACTTACGGTCCGGCTGGCGAAGATCCTTGCCGAAGAACAAGACGACCGTTTTCTCGCCGACTACGACGCCTGGTTCCACGCAGAACATGACCGGGCTGAGAAGCGCGTGAGCGAAGCCGCAGAATTTCTTGCCGCCATCGACCTCTTCCTGAGAAGCCAAGGCAAGCGTCAGTAA
- a CDS encoding IS481 family transposase: MGQLLHGSARTTEATRRAIQQSQASLIQLAARYGINPKTVAKWKKRTHVTDAPMGPKERTSTVLTKEEEAACVAFRRYTLLPLDDCLYALQATLPHLSRSALHRCYQRHGISRLPDREGAQPAKKMFKTYPIGYFHVDIAEVRTEEGKLYLFVAIDRTSKFAYAELHVTADRNIATAFLNKLITAVPYKIHTILTDNGSQFCHPPRYRNGPTAHYVRHMFDKGCDRYGIDHRLTKPKHPWTNGQVERMNRTLKEATVNRYYYTAHAQLKTHLHSFLMAYNFARRLKTLKGLTPYEYIGKIWTQEPERFTVNPFQHTVGLNN, encoded by the coding sequence ATGGGACAACTACTACATGGAAGCGCCCGCACGACGGAGGCAACCCGTCGAGCGATCCAACAGAGTCAAGCGAGCCTGATTCAGCTCGCGGCTCGCTATGGGATCAACCCCAAGACGGTGGCCAAGTGGAAGAAGCGCACCCATGTCACCGATGCGCCAATGGGGCCGAAGGAACGCACCTCGACGGTTCTGACCAAGGAAGAAGAAGCGGCGTGCGTGGCCTTCCGCCGATATACACTGCTGCCGCTGGACGATTGCCTGTATGCCTTGCAGGCGACGCTCCCACATCTGTCCCGTTCAGCCCTGCATCGCTGTTATCAACGTCATGGGATCAGCCGGTTGCCGGATCGGGAAGGCGCTCAACCGGCGAAGAAGATGTTTAAGACGTATCCGATCGGCTACTTCCATGTCGACATTGCAGAAGTGCGGACGGAAGAAGGCAAGCTGTATCTCTTTGTGGCCATCGATCGCACGAGCAAGTTCGCCTACGCGGAGTTGCATGTGACAGCGGATCGAAACATCGCAACAGCCTTCCTGAACAAGCTCATAACGGCAGTTCCCTACAAGATCCACACCATCCTGACCGATAACGGTAGCCAGTTCTGCCATCCGCCGCGCTACCGGAATGGTCCGACGGCGCACTATGTGCGCCACATGTTTGACAAAGGCTGTGACCGGTATGGCATCGACCACCGGCTGACCAAGCCGAAGCATCCCTGGACCAATGGCCAGGTGGAACGCATGAACCGCACGTTGAAGGAAGCAACCGTCAACCGGTACTACTACACCGCGCATGCCCAACTCAAAACGCACCTGCACAGCTTCCTGATGGCCTACAACTTCGCCAGACGGCTCAAGACCCTGAAGGGCCTCACGCCCTACGAATACATTGGGAAAATCTGGACACAAGAGCCAGAACGATTTACTGTCAACCCGTTCCAGCACACCGTGGGACTAAACAACTAG